In Haloterrigena turkmenica DSM 5511, a single genomic region encodes these proteins:
- a CDS encoding phosphotransferase family protein, producing MSDEYYERLVDEDALVAYLEEHLGEVDGYEIERHQEGHSNETLFVTWGGEELVIRRPPPGETADTAHDVLREHRVTSALTDTDVPVPETKVACDDHAVIGSDFYVMERLEGDVLREDEPERFADPAHRRRTGEELVDTLAKIHRLDYEELGLGEFGRPTGYTQRQVDRWGKQLSWAFEVTEDEREVPVLYEVGDWLESNVPEDHPHSLVHGDYKLDNVMFAPGTPPELNAVFDWEMATLGDPRADLGWMLSYWRDPKDPAPEIPELVTRFMEREGYPTRIELVDRWEELTGLEFEHERFYRTLAVYKLAGLGEMFFRRHLEGNADNPLYPKMEDRVPALAARAKRILEGDEPL from the coding sequence ATGAGCGACGAGTACTACGAGCGGCTGGTCGACGAGGACGCGCTAGTCGCCTACCTCGAGGAGCACCTCGGCGAGGTCGACGGCTACGAGATCGAGCGCCACCAGGAGGGCCACTCCAACGAGACGCTGTTCGTCACTTGGGGCGGCGAGGAGTTGGTCATCCGGCGACCGCCGCCGGGCGAGACCGCCGACACCGCCCACGACGTTCTCCGGGAGCATCGGGTGACGTCGGCCCTGACGGACACCGACGTCCCTGTCCCCGAGACGAAGGTGGCCTGCGACGACCACGCCGTCATCGGCAGCGACTTCTACGTGATGGAACGCCTCGAGGGCGACGTCCTCCGGGAGGACGAACCGGAGCGGTTCGCCGACCCCGCCCACCGCCGGCGGACCGGCGAGGAACTCGTCGACACGCTGGCGAAGATCCACCGGCTGGACTACGAGGAACTCGGCCTCGGCGAGTTCGGCCGTCCCACGGGCTACACCCAACGGCAGGTCGACCGCTGGGGCAAACAGCTCTCGTGGGCGTTCGAGGTCACCGAGGACGAGCGCGAGGTGCCCGTCCTCTACGAGGTCGGCGACTGGCTCGAGTCAAACGTCCCCGAGGACCACCCGCACTCGCTGGTCCACGGCGATTACAAGCTCGATAACGTGATGTTCGCCCCCGGCACGCCGCCGGAACTCAACGCCGTCTTCGACTGGGAGATGGCGACGCTGGGCGACCCGCGGGCCGATCTGGGCTGGATGCTCTCCTACTGGCGCGATCCGAAGGATCCCGCCCCCGAGATTCCGGAACTGGTCACGCGGTTTATGGAACGCGAGGGCTACCCGACCCGCATCGAACTCGTCGACCGCTGGGAGGAACTCACCGGCCTCGAGTTCGAACACGAGCGGTTCTACCGGACGTTGGCGGTCTATAAACTGGCCGGCCTCGGCGAGATGTTCTTCCGCCGGCATCTCGAGGGCAACGCGGACAACCCGCTGTACCCGAAGATGGAAGACCGCGTCCCGGCACTGGCCGCGCGCGCAAAGCGGATCCTCGAGGGCGACGAACCGCTGTAA
- a CDS encoding HAD family hydrolase, with translation MSADERTIDDESADWEAVFWDIGGVILDLESVQGAHAAFVEGLVEEHGLEMSVEEAVDVWRTAVGDYFRERDGTEFRSAREGYAAGVEALVGEKLPRERWEPDFEEIVNSSIEPVPGAPETIAKLADREIHVGVISDVDDEAGKEMLEQFGVRERFDSITTSEEVGRTKPDPEIFETALAKAGVAPERSLMIGDRYDHDVKGADEMGIRGVAFGAEDGPAVSYRIESPAEVLEIVDGT, from the coding sequence ATGAGCGCCGATGAGCGCACGATCGACGACGAATCCGCCGACTGGGAGGCCGTCTTCTGGGACATCGGCGGCGTCATCCTCGATCTCGAGTCCGTCCAGGGCGCCCACGCGGCGTTCGTCGAGGGGCTGGTCGAGGAGCACGGCCTCGAGATGAGCGTCGAGGAAGCCGTCGACGTCTGGCGGACGGCCGTCGGCGACTACTTCCGCGAGCGCGATGGCACCGAGTTTCGCTCGGCCCGCGAGGGGTACGCGGCGGGCGTCGAGGCCCTCGTCGGCGAGAAACTCCCGCGAGAGCGATGGGAACCCGACTTCGAGGAAATCGTCAACTCGTCGATCGAACCAGTCCCGGGCGCTCCGGAGACCATCGCGAAACTCGCCGACCGCGAGATCCACGTCGGCGTCATCAGCGACGTCGACGACGAGGCGGGAAAGGAGATGCTCGAGCAGTTTGGCGTCCGCGAACGGTTCGATTCGATCACCACGTCGGAGGAGGTCGGCCGGACCAAGCCCGATCCCGAAATCTTCGAGACGGCGCTCGCGAAGGCCGGCGTCGCCCCCGAACGATCGCTGATGATCGGCGACCGGTACGACCACGACGTGAAGGGCGCTGACGAGATGGGAATCCGCGGTGTCGCCTTCGGCGCCGAGGACGGCCCGGCCGTCTCCTACCGGATCGAATCGCCCGCGGAGGTGCTCGAGATCGTCGATGGGACGTGA
- a CDS encoding lactate 2-monooxygenase yields the protein MTDDTSRNDPADEVPDDAPTNEAPNDAPIDETPDDVPRYGPNRQQAVYSRGMLEDEPPEFPVSYEDLVERAREELSEEAFAYVVGGAGSESTVRANDRAFETWQIVPRMLRDVSDRDLSVDLFGTEYPAPVLLAPIGVQEILHEEAELAVARAAREFGIPMVLSSVSSYTFEDVADELGDSPGWFQLYWSADRDVAASFLERAEDAGYEAVVVTLDTPKMGWRERDIELGYLPFLETQGLQNYFADPAFRARLEADPEDDPVSAIRSWKECFGDASLTWEDLDWLDEQTDLPIVLKGVLHPDDAREAVDRGVDGLIVSNHGGRQVDGAIPALDALPDVVDAVDDTTAADEEFPVLFDSGIRRGSDVFRAVALGADAVLLGRPYALGLGIGGEDGVRAVLENLLADVDLTVGLSGCASIDDVDRSNLWRAER from the coding sequence ATGACAGATGATACCTCACGGAACGATCCAGCGGACGAGGTCCCGGACGACGCGCCGACGAACGAGGCCCCGAACGACGCACCGATAGACGAGACGCCGGACGACGTACCGCGGTACGGACCGAACCGACAGCAGGCGGTCTACAGCCGCGGGATGCTCGAGGACGAACCGCCCGAGTTCCCCGTTTCCTACGAGGATCTCGTCGAACGCGCTCGCGAGGAGCTCAGCGAGGAGGCGTTCGCCTACGTCGTCGGCGGCGCCGGCTCCGAATCGACGGTCCGGGCGAACGATCGCGCCTTCGAGACGTGGCAGATCGTTCCTCGAATGCTGCGCGACGTCTCGGACCGAGACCTCTCGGTCGACCTCTTCGGAACCGAGTACCCCGCGCCCGTCCTGCTCGCGCCGATCGGCGTCCAGGAGATCCTCCACGAGGAGGCCGAACTGGCCGTCGCCCGCGCGGCCCGCGAGTTCGGGATTCCGATGGTCCTGAGTTCGGTCTCCTCGTACACGTTCGAGGACGTCGCGGACGAGCTGGGCGACAGTCCGGGCTGGTTCCAGCTCTACTGGAGCGCCGACCGGGACGTCGCCGCCAGCTTCCTCGAGCGCGCCGAAGACGCGGGCTACGAGGCCGTCGTCGTCACCCTCGACACGCCGAAGATGGGCTGGCGCGAGCGCGACATCGAACTCGGCTATCTCCCCTTCCTCGAGACCCAGGGCCTACAGAACTACTTCGCGGATCCCGCGTTTCGAGCCCGGCTCGAGGCCGATCCCGAGGACGACCCCGTCTCGGCGATCCGCTCCTGGAAGGAGTGTTTCGGCGACGCCTCGCTGACGTGGGAGGACCTCGACTGGCTCGACGAACAGACCGACCTGCCGATCGTTCTCAAGGGCGTGCTCCACCCCGACGACGCCCGCGAGGCGGTCGACCGCGGTGTGGACGGTCTGATCGTCTCGAATCACGGCGGCCGACAGGTCGACGGCGCGATACCGGCCCTCGACGCGCTACCTGACGTGGTCGACGCGGTCGACGACACCACGGCGGCCGACGAGGAGTTCCCCGTCCTCTTCGACAGCGGGATCCGCCGCGGGAGCGACGTCTTCCGCGCGGTCGCGCTCGGCGCCGATGCGGTCCTGCTGGGCCGACCCTACGCGCTCGGTCTCGGAATCGGCGGCGAGGACGGTGTGCGCGCGGTTCTCGAGAACCTGCTGGCCGACGTCGACCTGACGGTGGGGCTCTCGGGCTGTGCGAGTATCGACGACGTCGACCGCTCGAACCTTTGGAGGGCGGAGCGATGA
- a CDS encoding SDR family NAD(P)-dependent oxidoreductase yields MSTDQFSVDGDVAIVTGSSSGIGRGIAERFAADGVDVVVCSREQENVDPVAEEINESERPGEALAVECDVTDRDAVEALVEATVEEFGGLDVLVNNAGASFMADFDDISPNGWETIIDINVNGTYHCTHAAAEHLKDDGGCVINLASVAGQRGSPMMSPYGAAKAAVINLTTTLSYEWADDDVRVNCIAPGFVATPGVESQMGVSADNIDREEVARRIGTVEEIADLTQFLASPASSYIIGETITAQGVPQISEETDF; encoded by the coding sequence ATGAGTACCGATCAGTTCAGCGTCGACGGCGACGTCGCCATCGTCACGGGTTCCTCGAGCGGCATCGGGCGGGGTATCGCCGAGCGGTTCGCCGCGGACGGCGTCGACGTCGTCGTCTGTTCGCGCGAACAGGAGAACGTCGATCCCGTCGCCGAGGAGATCAACGAGAGCGAACGTCCCGGTGAGGCGCTGGCCGTCGAGTGCGACGTGACCGACCGCGACGCCGTCGAGGCGCTGGTCGAGGCGACCGTCGAGGAGTTCGGCGGGCTGGACGTGCTGGTCAACAACGCCGGCGCGTCGTTCATGGCCGACTTCGACGACATCTCGCCGAACGGCTGGGAGACGATCATCGACATCAACGTCAACGGCACCTACCACTGCACCCACGCCGCCGCGGAGCACTTAAAAGACGACGGCGGCTGCGTGATCAACCTGGCCAGCGTCGCCGGCCAGCGGGGGTCGCCGATGATGAGCCCCTACGGCGCCGCCAAGGCCGCGGTCATCAACCTCACGACGACGCTCTCCTACGAGTGGGCCGACGACGACGTCCGCGTCAACTGCATCGCCCCCGGCTTCGTCGCCACGCCGGGCGTCGAGAGCCAGATGGGCGTCTCCGCCGACAACATCGACCGCGAGGAGGTCGCCCGCCGCATCGGCACCGTCGAGGAGATCGCCGACCTCACGCAGTTCCTCGCCAGTCCGGCCTCGTCGTACATCATCGGCGAGACGATCACGGCCCAGGGCGTCCCGCAGATCAGCGAAGAGACCGACTTCTAG
- a CDS encoding sensor histidine kinase: MSPWRRFATANGIRSISALGGLFVLVGAVQVSEDVLADSSVREALADFVLFAGPAVVLLYGGYRIRRSDLPPDRYPRIAGWCFGGLVLLLGVTGLLALNPEATLGDPIREIGLQTAVGSIAGLGVGVMEARALTRAAEAERSEQALREERNFIEELVETAPIGIATLDGDGAFDFLNDQIRDLFGYTSDDIGGYEERTDLFDPIRLDGTPLAPEESPSYRIVEHGETVHDGPIGFERPDGERVWLLISGKPLQDDGRRKAVLTCTDVTERVEYERDLQESNERLEQFAYAASHDLQEPLRMISSYLQLLENRYADELDAEAREFIDFAVDGADRMRGMIDALLDYSRVDKETDTFETVELDSVLSDVRADLRARIEASDAEIAVDSLPRVYGDGEQLRQVFRNLLDNAIEYSGEEPPRVRVSAERDEDEWVIAVRDEGIGIDTEELDRVFEVFERLHPPDEHDGTGIGLALCERIVERHNGEIWAESVPGDGSTFYFTVPVEERPPNSVGEPLTA, from the coding sequence ATGTCCCCGTGGAGGCGTTTCGCGACCGCGAACGGAATCCGCTCCATCTCGGCCCTCGGCGGACTGTTCGTCCTCGTGGGAGCAGTTCAGGTGAGCGAGGACGTGTTGGCGGATAGCTCCGTCAGGGAAGCGCTCGCCGATTTCGTTCTCTTCGCCGGACCGGCCGTCGTCCTCCTCTACGGGGGGTATCGGATACGACGAAGCGATCTCCCGCCCGATCGGTATCCGCGTATCGCCGGCTGGTGTTTCGGTGGTCTGGTACTGCTGCTCGGCGTCACCGGCCTGCTCGCGCTCAATCCCGAGGCCACCCTCGGAGACCCGATACGGGAGATCGGTCTGCAGACGGCGGTCGGTAGTATCGCCGGTCTGGGAGTCGGTGTGATGGAAGCACGGGCTCTCACGCGCGCGGCAGAAGCCGAGCGGAGCGAGCAGGCGCTGCGCGAGGAACGGAACTTCATCGAGGAACTCGTCGAGACGGCGCCGATCGGGATCGCGACGCTCGACGGCGACGGCGCGTTCGATTTCCTCAACGATCAGATTCGGGACCTCTTCGGATACACGTCGGACGATATCGGCGGCTACGAGGAGCGCACGGACCTGTTCGATCCGATCCGGTTGGACGGGACGCCGCTCGCTCCGGAGGAGAGTCCGTCCTATCGAATCGTCGAGCACGGGGAGACCGTCCACGACGGCCCGATCGGGTTCGAACGACCCGACGGCGAGCGCGTGTGGCTACTGATCAGCGGCAAACCGTTGCAGGACGATGGGCGGCGAAAAGCCGTGCTCACCTGCACGGACGTCACCGAACGGGTGGAGTACGAACGCGACCTACAGGAATCGAACGAACGGCTGGAGCAGTTCGCCTACGCCGCCTCTCACGACCTGCAGGAACCGCTTCGGATGATCTCGAGTTACCTCCAACTGCTCGAGAACCGGTACGCCGACGAACTCGACGCCGAGGCCCGGGAGTTCATCGACTTCGCGGTGGACGGGGCCGATCGGATGCGCGGAATGATCGACGCCCTGCTCGACTACTCCCGGGTCGACAAGGAGACGGATACGTTCGAGACCGTCGAACTGGACAGCGTCCTGAGCGACGTCCGCGCGGACCTCCGGGCGAGAATCGAAGCGAGCGACGCCGAGATCGCGGTCGACTCGCTCCCGCGGGTCTACGGCGACGGAGAGCAGCTCCGACAGGTGTTCCGGAACCTGCTGGACAACGCCATCGAATACAGCGGCGAGGAGCCGCCGCGCGTACGCGTCTCGGCCGAACGGGACGAGGACGAGTGGGTGATCGCCGTCCGCGACGAGGGAATCGGAATCGATACGGAGGAACTCGACCGCGTTTTCGAGGTGTTCGAGCGCCTCCATCCCCCCGACGAGCACGACGGGACGGGCATCGGACTGGCGCTCTGCGAACGGATCGTCGAACGCCACAACGGAGAGATCTGGGCCGAGTCGGTACCGGGCGACGGTTCGACGTTTTACTTCACCGTTCCCGTCGAGGAGCGGCCGCCGAACTCCGTCGGTGAGCCGCTCACCGCGTAG
- a CDS encoding TIGR04024 family LLM class F420-dependent oxidoreductase, producing the protein MTDRDVHLPVAAQPTVDSIVDYTQRAEEGGYDCAWLPETWGRDGATVLTAMAERTAEIDIGSSILNTYSRSPALLGQTAATLQEVSDGRFRLGLGPSGPVVIENWHGMEYGNPLRRTRETVEIVRQVLSGETVDYDGDDFQLSGFRLRCEAPDPQPPVEVTGMGPKAVELAGRFADGWHGIMLTPEGMADRIEDIERGADLGDRDPDEVQVTAGVTCCALEDTERARELARQHVAFYVGGMGTFYRDALERQGYDAAGEIHDAWQAGDRERALELVDETVLEDLCAFGDPETARERLERYEAVDGIDAVAVSFPRGADEDEIRRTMDAVAPDA; encoded by the coding sequence ATGACAGACCGAGACGTTCACCTGCCGGTCGCGGCCCAGCCGACCGTCGACTCGATCGTCGACTACACGCAACGCGCGGAGGAGGGCGGCTACGACTGCGCGTGGCTCCCCGAGACGTGGGGACGAGACGGCGCCACCGTCCTGACGGCGATGGCCGAACGCACCGCGGAGATCGATATCGGCTCGAGCATCCTCAACACCTACTCCCGGTCGCCGGCGCTGCTCGGCCAGACCGCGGCGACGCTCCAGGAGGTCTCCGACGGGCGGTTCCGACTCGGACTCGGCCCTAGCGGCCCCGTGGTCATCGAGAACTGGCACGGAATGGAGTACGGCAATCCGCTCCGGCGCACCCGCGAGACCGTCGAGATCGTCCGACAGGTCCTCTCGGGAGAGACCGTCGACTACGACGGCGACGACTTCCAGCTCTCGGGCTTCCGCCTGCGTTGCGAGGCTCCGGACCCCCAGCCGCCGGTCGAGGTCACTGGAATGGGACCGAAGGCCGTCGAACTCGCCGGCCGGTTCGCCGACGGCTGGCACGGGATCATGCTCACCCCCGAGGGGATGGCAGATCGCATCGAAGATATCGAACGGGGCGCCGATCTCGGCGACCGCGACCCCGACGAGGTGCAGGTCACCGCCGGCGTCACCTGCTGTGCCCTCGAGGATACCGAGCGCGCCCGCGAACTCGCCCGCCAGCACGTTGCCTTCTACGTCGGCGGGATGGGTACCTTCTATCGGGACGCCCTCGAGCGCCAGGGTTACGACGCGGCCGGGGAGATCCACGACGCCTGGCAAGCGGGCGACCGCGAGCGGGCCCTCGAACTGGTCGACGAGACCGTCCTCGAGGATCTCTGTGCCTTCGGCGATCCCGAGACCGCACGGGAGCGACTCGAGCGCTACGAGGCGGTCGACGGGATCGACGCCGTCGCGGTCAGCTTCCCGCGGGGCGCCGACGAGGACGAGATCCGGCGGACGATGGACGCGGTGGCGCCCGACGCCTGA
- a CDS encoding AIR synthase family protein — MPGKVSPDDLLAHVFERTGTDDETVLQGPANGEDAAAIAPFGGDETLVVSSDPISLAAEGVGSLAVPIACNDVAASGADPRWLTVVIMLPDEETDLEAITSDLDAAARDVGATIVGGHSEYVDQLERPLLSLTAMGTAESFVPTGGAEPGDSVVITKAAGLEGTAILAADFGDDLGIDDAVRERAAAFVDEISVVPDARAVREYATAMHDPTEGGVAAGLLEIARASGVRLDVDREAIPIREETAQLCAAAGVDPLRIFGSGALLATVPSDDVADCLATLEAAGLEGSEIGTVDEGDPALVLDGESITDPIEDDLYPLWADADGED, encoded by the coding sequence ATGCCCGGCAAGGTGAGCCCGGACGACCTGCTCGCGCACGTCTTCGAGCGGACGGGAACCGACGACGAGACGGTCCTCCAGGGGCCGGCCAACGGGGAGGACGCCGCCGCCATCGCCCCGTTCGGCGGCGACGAGACGCTCGTGGTCAGCTCCGACCCGATCTCGCTGGCCGCGGAGGGCGTCGGCTCTCTCGCAGTACCGATCGCGTGCAACGACGTCGCCGCCTCCGGCGCCGATCCGCGGTGGCTGACCGTCGTCATCATGCTCCCCGACGAGGAGACCGACCTCGAGGCGATCACTAGCGACCTCGACGCCGCGGCCCGGGACGTCGGCGCGACGATCGTCGGCGGCCACTCGGAGTACGTCGACCAGCTCGAGCGGCCCCTCCTGTCGCTGACCGCGATGGGGACCGCCGAGTCGTTCGTCCCGACCGGCGGCGCCGAACCCGGCGACAGCGTCGTCATCACGAAGGCCGCGGGGCTCGAGGGAACGGCCATCCTCGCGGCCGACTTCGGCGACGACCTCGGGATCGACGACGCCGTCCGCGAGCGCGCCGCGGCGTTCGTCGACGAGATCAGCGTGGTTCCGGACGCCCGCGCGGTCCGCGAGTACGCCACCGCGATGCACGACCCGACGGAGGGCGGCGTCGCGGCAGGCCTGCTCGAGATCGCCCGCGCGTCGGGCGTTCGGCTCGACGTCGATCGCGAGGCGATCCCGATCCGCGAGGAGACGGCGCAGTTGTGCGCGGCCGCCGGCGTCGACCCCCTGCGGATCTTCGGCTCGGGCGCGCTGCTCGCGACGGTCCCGAGCGACGACGTCGCGGACTGTCTCGCGACGCTCGAGGCGGCCGGCCTCGAGGGGAGCGAGATCGGAACGGTCGACGAGGGCGACCCCGCGCTCGTACTCGACGGGGAGTCGATCACCGACCCGATCGAGGACGACCTCTACCCGCTCTGGGCGGACGCGGACGGTGAGGACTGA